TCTCTGAGGGGTTGCCACGGACGAGTGCCGGGGAGGCGTGGGCGAGCAGGTCGACGACAACCCGGCTGCGCCAGGCGAGCCCACCCACCCCGACCGGGTCGAGCACCCACGGGGTGCCGGCCGCCGCGGCGGCACTGACCGCGCCGTGCATCGCAGCCACCGTCGCCTCTTGGGGCGTGCCGAGGTTGACCAGGACCCCGTCGGCGACGGCGGCGAACGGCCCGGCTTCCTCCGGGTTGTCCACCATCGACGGACTGGCGCCGACCGCGAGCAGGACGTTCGCTGTCCACTGAGCGACGACGACGTTGGTCAGGCACTGCACCAGCGGGGCATGCCCGCGCATCGCAGCCAAGGCCTCGCCCACAGCGGCAGCATCGAGTGGGACAGTAGGGACGGAAGAAGGTGCCGACATCGGCGACGTTCCCTTCGCTAGTACGAACTAGATCAGGTTCAACGGGTGTGATCTCAGCCGTACCAGCACGGCACCCCGCGTCATTCACCAGCTTAACATCCGCACCGTTCCCAGCACCGTGCCCTCGCTTCAGCGATCGCAAAAGGGTCGCGCCTCGGACCGTCCGGGCGTGCTGTCACCAGTGCCCGGCTGCGCTACGGCGTTCCTTGGCCGCCGCAGCCCTCACCATGGCGCCTCACCAGACAACGGCTGCGCAACCTTAAAATGTGCAGTCGACTTCGGACACTCGTGCAGTGGACTTCGAAAACTGACAACGAAGTCACAGCACCCCGGAACGACGCGTCCGAATGGGATCCGATCAGCTTTTCCGGACACTTTCCGTCTAGGGTCTAGATGTGCTTGGACAGGTCCTCGGATATGCCCGCATCTCGTCGACGTCACAGAACCTCGACCGTCAACTGAGCGCGATTGGAATGGTCGGGGAACTGTTCACCGGCCATGTGTCCGGCGAGAACAGGGAAGGCCGGGACGGCTCGCCACTGCACTGCGATATTTGCGACGCGGCGACACGATGCTGGTCGCGTCGATGCAGCGGCTCACTCGCTCGTCGACCGTGAGCAGTTGGTCGACGACCTCACCAGCAGTGGCGTAGCGTCGAGTTCGCCAAGTAGCGTCCTACCTTTACGCCGGGCTCGAGCGACCCATTTGCCACATTCCAGCTACAGCTCATCGGAGCCGGAGCCGGAGCCGGAGCCGGAGCCGGAGCCAGCGCCGGGCTGCGCTCGTTGATCCGTGAGTTTGCGAGTAGCCCTACCCACCGATCCGGGCGCGCTGCCGATACTTCTCCTTCTCCTCTTCCGAGAGAGACTCCACAAAGAAAGGAAGTCCTCCCGGCCCCCTCGAACAAGAGACCGATCCCGAAGGAAAGTACAGCAGCAGCGGCTTCGGCTAGGACAGGTTTCGGGCCGCCGTTCAAGTTCCTCGCTCGCGTGGACCTCCACGTTGGAACTCCCTAGAACGACCGGGCGCCACCATCGTTGCAAAAAGAGCACACGACACAATCCGAGCAAGGCCACGCGCATTGCACCGCTGTTGCTCGATGATGATCAGTCCGTGGCTGAGCGTCCGGCGACGATCCGCCCTAGCACGGCCTCGACGCTCGGCTCCTCGACCAGCCCCGACGGCACGTCCGGGCGGCGGACGACGACCACCCGCACGCCGAGTTCGCCGGCCGCGGTGAGTTTGGCGGCGGTGTAGGCACCGCCGGAGTCCTTGCTGAGCAGCACGCCGATGTTGTTGCGCTGCAAGAGTTCTCGCTCCGATTCGAGCGTGTAGGGGCCACGATCGAGCACGACCGTCCATGCCGGCGGCGCGTCGTCGAGCGGCTCGACCACCCGCACCAGCACCGGCATCTCACGCCAAGCGGCGTAGTGCGGCAAGGTCTGCCGACCGGTGCTGAGGAACGGCACGCCGCCGGTGTGCCGCAGGTGGTCCTCGGCTGCCTGCAACGCCTCCTGGTGGTCGTCGACCCACGTCCACGAGTCGGCGTCAGGGTGGTGCGCCCACCCGGGCCGCGCCAACCGCACCGCCGGCACGTCGGCGAGCCGCGACGCCTGCGCCGCATTGGCCGTCATCGCCGTGGCGTAGGGATGGGTGGCATCGACGAGCAACTCGATCTGCTCCGTCTGCAGGTAACGGGCGAGTCCTTCGGCCCCGCCGAACCCGCCCGAACGCACCGGTCCGGCCGGCAGGCGCGGGTGCTGGACGCGTCCGGCGAGCGAGGAGATCAGCGGCACGCCGGCGGCCACCAGGCCGTCGGCGAGCGCTCTCGCCTCGGCCGTCCCGCCAAGAATCAACACGGTCACGCAGACAGTTCTACCGGTCGCTGCACAGTGCCGCACCGGCGCGCCGGCCCCGGCTACTGCTCGGCGCCCGGGAATGCATCCTGGATCCGCTCGAAAGGATGCGCCTGCTCCACCTGCAGTGCGAGCTCGAGCAGCAACCGCTCGGCGCCGTGGGTGGCCGACAGCATCGCGCCCACCGGCAAACCCCGGTCGTCGACCCCCGCCGGCAACGAAATTGCAGGAGCTCCAGACGCATTGGCGAGTGGGGTGAATCCGACGAGGTCAAGCAGACGATCGAAGTGCACCGATGGGTCGACGTCCGGACCGAGGAAACCCAACTCGGGAGTGGGCGCCGTGAGCACCGGAGTGAGCACGACGTCCGGGCCGCGCCGGAACTCCCGGCGGCTCGCAGCACTCGAGGCAAGCAGGCGCGCAAAGTAGAGCGGCGCCTTCGGCAACGAGGCCTTGCCGCGGCGGGCGAGTTCGACGGTAAGCGGCTCGAGTTTGGACGCGTCGAATCCCTTGCCGAACAACTTCTCCCCCTGGCTCGACCCCATGAACGCCAGGAACTGCCAATAGCGCGAGAAGTCGTCGGCGAAGAACTGCGGCACGTTCACCGCGTAGGGCTCGACGGTGTGCCCGAGCGCTTCGAGGGACGCGGCGAAGGTCTCCACCACAGTCCGCACCTGGGGGTCGGTCGCCGGGGCGACCGGCGAGTCGAGCATCAGGCCGATCCGCAGTGGCCGCTCGAGTGGGCGCTCGATGCGGCCAATGG
This is a stretch of genomic DNA from Yimella lutea. It encodes these proteins:
- a CDS encoding cobalt-precorrin-6A reductase encodes the protein MTVLILGGTAEARALADGLVAAGVPLISSLAGRVQHPRLPAGPVRSGGFGGAEGLARYLQTEQIELLVDATHPYATAMTANAAQASRLADVPAVRLARPGWAHHPDADSWTWVDDHQEALQAAEDHLRHTGGVPFLSTGRQTLPHYAAWREMPVLVRVVEPLDDAPPAWTVVLDRGPYTLESERELLQRNNIGVLLSKDSGGAYTAAKLTAAGELGVRVVVVRRPDVPSGLVEEPSVEAVLGRIVAGRSATD